The stretch of DNA TTGTAAGTGTAAAAGGAGAAGTAGATCCCGAGTCTGGTTTTGTCATGAACTTGGATGTTTTACGTCAAATTATAACTGTTGAAGTAGAAAACTATTTGGATCACAAAAACTTAAATTTGGATGTTGAAGATTTTAAACATTTAATACCAACGGCTGAAAATATTGTAGTTGTGATTTGGAATCGTATACGTGCAAAACTGAATGAAAGTCTTGAATTAAAAGTAACCTTGTTTGAGACACCAAGAAATTATGTTGAATACGAAGGACATTAGTGATGAAATTAGGAGAACATATCCCATCGTTTAATTTATTAGATCATAAAGGAAATTATTTTAATTCGGATGAATTTCTGTACAAAAAATATTTTGTCCTGTTCTTTTATCCGATGGATTTTACACCAATGTGTACTAAAGAAGTTTGTCATTTTAGGGACATTAAAGCAGATTTTGATCAATTGGACGCTGTATTAGTTGGAATCAATGGTCAATCATCTTTATCGCATGAAAAATTTGCAAGAAAACACCAATTGAATTATCCTCTGTTATCTGATCGAAATGCAGAACTCACAAAACGATTAGGCATCAAAAAAACTTTTGGATTAATAACACCTCGCGAAACCTTTGTGTTTAATAAAAAAGGCCTATTAATTGAACATATTCAATCGAATAAAGCTGATGTACACATCGAACGCGCGATTAAAGCTATAAAAAAAGACCAAGAAAACTAATCTTGGTCTTTTTTATTTTTTTTTATAAACCATGTTCTGATATAGGTGCGATACATAAAAAAAATGGCCGAACCAATGACAGAATAGATTAACATTGATGTGAAATCACTTTTGTCAAATAAATACTTCATTGTAAATAGAATAATGAAGAATACTCCTGTTAAGAATAAATTTTGTTTCATTGGTCAAAGGTAACTATTTTGTAAGATATAGTTCGAGACTTCCGACCATTTCTAATTTAGAGGATTGAGATAACTGATTGGGATTGGTTCCTGGATAACCTTGTGGAACAGATTGATTCAAATTGGTATAAAACTCAATCCAATATGTATCGATTTCACCACTGGACTTATTTTTAAAATTCATTGGAATGTGTTCAAAGATTTGATCTTTTCGAAACGCTCGCTCAACAAAATCAGAACAATAATATTCATTTTCATTTAAAATATAAGTCCAATTGTAGGGTTTACCAAGCATCGTGCTCGCTTGAGTAATGGCATGAGGTATAGCGAAAGTATAATTTTTCTTTAATCGATAAACGATAATCGAATTTTGTTCGGTTTTTCGAAGAGTATAAAATTGGTTTAATTCTTCTCTTTGTGATCCACCTTTTGGTGCAGCGTGTAATACATAAATTCCATTGGTGGTGCGTTCAACGATTCCTACATGATCATAATTATAACTACCCTCCAAAATCGTTGCTCGTTTGATCGCACCCGAAAGCCCTTCATCTAACGCCCCAACAAAAATAAGATCTCCATTTTTTAGAACTGAAGGACTAATAAGATGGGGAGGAGAAGAAGTTTTTTGTATTGTACAACTTGTAAGGAAAAAAAGAAACAAATGAGTAACGATAAGCGGTAAAGAATTAAATATTTTTTTCATAGATATTTTATTGTATTTTTAAACTCTATAATAAAGGTATAGTTTATGGATTTTAAAAAGGGATTAACGATTACAATAATACTATTATTAATTGGACTTGGTGTTGCGATTATCATGGGAAGTAATCAAAGTAGTGATGTATTTTTTATCAATGATTTTGATGCCATTGTTAATAACTCGATTCCTGCTAAAAAGAATAAAAATTATACCTATCAAATCGTTCGAATAAAAGGAGAGACGAATGATAGCATTAAAATTAAACCATGTGAAACATGTGAGACAGTGGTCTTAAAAGGAAAAATTAGCCAAAAATTTAGGCATGATTTCAAAGATGGGACTTCGAAAATGCAATTTGATCCTTATAAAGCAACTTCAGGACATTTAAAAATTGTCCATAAAATCAGATAATAGAAATTTTTAGTTTGTTCTGTTTGATCATAAAATTCCTTATTTTTGGGAGAAATAATTTACAAAGCAAACAAACATGAAAATTACCGCATTAAACCAAAAGCACAAAGATTTAGGTGCGAAGATGGTTCCTTTTGCTGGATACGAAATGCCAGTACAATACGCAGGTGTTAATCAAGAGCATTTTGTAGTTCGCGAAAAAGTTGGTGTATTCGACGTGTCTCATATGGGACAATTTTTTGTGAAAGGTGAGAAAGCTACAGACTTTTTACAATATATCTTAACGAATGATGTAACGAAAGTTGCAGTTGGACAAGCGCAATACAATGCCATGCCAAATGAAAAAGGTGGAATTGTGGATGATTTGATCATCTACAAAATGGAAGAAGATGAGTTTATGGTAGTAGTGAATGCTTCTAATATTGATAAAGATTGGGAATGGTTTAACAAGCATAATACTTTTGGTGTAGAACTATCTAATAAATCAGGTGATATGTCTTTATTAGCCATCCAAGGTCCTAAAGCAATTGAAGCTATGCAATCTTTGACTGATGTTAATCTAGCTGATATTCCTTTCTATCATTTCGCAGTAGGTACATTTGCAGGATTTGAAAATGTAATAATTTCAGCAACAGGGTATACAGGTTCAGGAGGATTTGAAATCTACTTTACCAATGAACAAGCCAACGAAATGTGGGACAAAGTAATTGAAGCAGGTAAAGATTTTGGAATCGAACCTTGTGGTTTAGCTGCTCGTGATACCTTACGTTTAGAGAAAGGATACTGTTTATATGGAAATGACATTAATGATGAGACTACACCATTAGAAGCAGGATTAGGTTGGGTTACCAAATTAGATACAGGATTCATTTCTTCTGAAATCTTAAAAGCACAAAAAGAAGCGGGAGTAGAGAAGAAATTAGTTGGGTTTAAAATGATCGAGCGTGGAATTCCTCGTCATGATTATAAAGTTGTAGACGATGCAGCGAACACGATTGGAATAGTTACTTCTGGAACACAATCACCAATGTTAAAGCAAGGAATTGGTTTAGCGTATGTACATGTTGATTTTGCAAAAGTCGGAACAACAATTCGAATCCAAATTCGTGATAAAAATATATTAGCAGAGGTGGTGAAAACACCATTTGTTTAATAAAATCGATAAAAAATTAAAAATAGCCCACTTTTTCAGTGGGCTATTTTATTCAATAGTAATTTTTAGTGGGTAAAAATTAAATAATCTTATTTTAAAAAATTGAAATATTATCAAATTGTTAAATTTTAATATTATTTAGTGTTTTATTAACTAAAAAGCTTGTTTTGTTAAATTCTAAAATGTACTTTTGAGTAGTACTATTTCTGAAATAGTCTATTTTTTTAATGACACTAATATGAAAATGAAAAGCCTTTCTGAATTGAAAGGCTTTTCTTTTTTATGTCGAAATCGAATTATAAATCTTCGTCGTATAAATCAATTATTGGCTTAGGATCTTTTTTCTTGATTTGATATAACCAGTAGATAAAAACACCGATACCATTTCCTAAAATAATGGCTAATATCCAAAGCAATCGATCATCACTTTCGATCAAATTTGGATTTTTTACAGCATGGACTACATAATATATAAAGGAAATCACACCGACAAAAAATCCAATGAAAACGAGAAAGATAAAGATGACTAAATTTCCCAATAAGGAAGTAAGCATCGATTTTGAAGCACCTTCATGGCCTATCTGGGCATCTAATGTTCCGAATAACGAAAAAAAGATGATAAAATAGCTTAGCATTGCAAGTGTAAATACAGCAAGAGGCACTGTCGCTAATATGGCTTGTAGTTTAGTATTATTCAATAGAGAGGTTAAATCTCTATCCAATATTGGCATTGTTTTCATTAGAAAAATACACTTTTATTTTTTCTGCTCTGGATTTCCCCACAACATTCGTTAGTTCTTCCAAAGATGCAGATTTAATTTTTTGTACCGACTTAAAAATTGTTAATAATTCTTTAATTGTTTGAGGTCCTATACCGGGTATATCATCCAATTCAGATTTAAACGCATTTTTACTTCTTCTATTGCGATGTCGTGTGATCCCAAAACGGTGAGATTCATCACGGACATGTTGTAATACTTTCAAAGTTTCTGAAGTTTTGTCCAAATACAAAGGATAGGGGTCATCGGGATAATAAATTTCCTCCAGACGTTTCGCAATACCAATAATCGAAATTTTACCACGTAATCCTAAACGATCAATCGATTTTAATGCTGAGCTTAACTGACCTTTACCACCATCAATCAAAATCAGTTGTGGTAATGGTTCTCCTTCAGCCAAAACACGAGAATAACGTCGATAGATAACTTCTTCCATCGTAGCGAAGTCATTGGGCTCTTCTACCGTTTGTACGTTAAAAATGCGATAATCTTTTTTACTCGGTTTACCATCCTTAAAAACTACACAAGCCGATACAGGATTGGTTCCTTGAATATTGGAATTGTCGAATCCTTCAATATGACGTGGTTCTACCGGTAAGCGTAAATCATTTTTCATCTGATTCATGATGCGATTGGTATGGCGATCAGGATCTACAATTTTGGTTTGCTTCAATTGTTCTAATCGATAAATCTTCGTGTTTTTAATCGATAAATCAATAATATGTTTTTTATCTCCAATTTTAGGCACGGTAATTTTGCGATTCGGTATCTCTAAACTGATTTCAAAAGGCACATAAATTTCTTTCGAGTTTAAATTAAAACGTTCTGAAAAATCAACAATGGCTCTTTGCAATAAGTCTTCATCACTTTCTTCTAATTTTTTCTTCCATTCTTCGGTATGCGATTGAACAATTGCTCCATGATGAATTTTCATGAAATTGATATACGCATATTCCGCGTCAGAAGTGATAGAAAAGACATCAACATTAGTAATTGTTGGTGAAACAATCGTTGTTCGTGCTTGATACTTGTGTAAAGTATCTAGTTTGTCTTTAATCATTTGGGCTTTCTCAAACTCCAATTGAGAGGCGTAATGAAGCATCTTATCATTTAAATAATTTTTAGCTTCAGAAAATTCTCCTTTTATAATGCTTCGAATACCATTGATTTGCGCATTATAATCTTCTTCTGACTGAAAGCCTTCGCATGGTCCTTGACAATTTCCGATATGATACTCTAGACAAACTTTATATTTGTCATTTTCAATATTTTTTTCACTTAAATCATAGGAACATGTACGAATTTGATACAATTCTTTAATTAAGCCCAAAAGTATCTTCATCATTTTGACGCTCGAATAGGGACCATAGTATTCGGATCCATCTTTGATGACATTTCGGGTAGAAAATAGACGTGGAAATCGTTCATTTTTAATGCAAATCCACGGATAAGTTTTGTCATCTTTTAAAAGAATATTGTATCGGGGTTGATGTTCTTTGATCAGATTATTTTCCAATAAAAGGGCGTCATATTCACTGTTCACATTGATGGTTTCGATGTTATCAATGTTAGAAACCAACACACGAAGTCGTTTTGAATCATGTGTTTTATTGAAATAGGAATTGACACGTCGTTTTAAGTTCTTCGCTTTTCCGACGTATAACAAATCCCCATTTTTATTATAATATTGATAAACGCCAGGCGTTTCAGGTAATGAGGCTAATTTTAATTTAACATTCTCGTTCATTAATCAACAGCAACTATATTTATTTTTTCGTGTGTATCATCAATATATACTAATAATTTCTCTTTGATGGTATATCCCAATTGACTGAAAAATTGTGCATATTGACTGATTTGGAAATGATGTGTGGTTTCCGGTTGTCCTGTTTTATAATCAATTATTGTACAATTATTTTCAGAATCGATGACCACACGATCTGCACGGAAAATTTCCCCGCTTTGATCGATAAAATCGCGCTCATTCAACACGATTAATCCTTCTGCAAAGTACGGAACTAAAACGGAATCATTTAGAATAATTTCAATTCCATTTTTTATACGCAAAAGATTTTCGCTAGATATTGTTCCACGTTGATGTTCTAAATGGATGATGGTATCCACATCGTGAGTCGTTTTGATCTGAGCCAATACATTATGCATCGCGTTCGCATATTCAGTTAAAGCTAATTTTTGTTGAGCTTTTTCCGAATTGGTGTTGACCGTTAATTTATTGTTCCAATCCAAAGAATGTAGTTTGATTTCAATCGAATCGTCTTGATGCTTCTTCGGAACTGATAAACGTTTTGGATCTCCGTAAACCGTAAACTCATCTTCTGTCATTCCTTTTGAAAAAGCAAACTCATGAAGATAATGGGCAATAGTTTTGGTTTTCGAATTTTCCTTTGGTTTTAAAGCAATCATATACAACTGCTCTTTGGCACGCGTTGTAGCCACATACAATGTATTAATTGCATCCATTTGGACCAAGTTCTCTTCTTGTTCAATCGCCAGTTTAATCGATTGATCTTTGATGGTCTTTAAATCGTTATTAATTCCAACATAGAAATTCTGAAATGGATTCACATCTGTTTTTTCGAGCGGAATCCAAATGTTTGAATTTTTAGGAGTCCAATCCAAATAAGGTAAAATCACCACGGGAAATTCTAAACCTTTTGATTTGTGAATCGTCATAATTTGAACGGCTTCTACTCCTTTTGGTGTTTTGACAGATGATTTGTCTTTTGCCGTTTGCCAGTATTCTAAAAATGAATTTAAGTCGGATTCGTTTTTGGATGAATAATCTAATACGACATCTAAGAAACTTAGGATATAAGCCGGAGAACGTTCTTCCAATTGTAAAGCACGAATCGTTTTTTCGGTAAAATCATAAAGTGATAAATTCTCATCGCGAATAAAATCCAAATCAAGACCAATATCTTTCATCAAATCTAAGAATCCATCGATTTTATTTTTTATCCCTTTTTGAATGGTAACGGTTAAATCTTCAGATTCAAATAAATGAATCTCATAAGCCACCATTAAAAAGCGTATCTTACTTTGCTCATCCATCGGATTGGCAGCAATTTTAAACAAATATTCAATCAACTGAATCTCATACGAATTCTTTAATAATAAGGCTTCATTAGAAATTACGACGATTTCATTTTCCGTTAAATGCTTAGCGATTGCAATTCCTTGCGCATTGCTACGTACTAAGATGGCAATATCGCTTAACGAATAGCCATTGTCACGGCATTGATTGACATACTGTAAAATAGATTCAAGATTTTGTTCTTTGAATTCATCTTTTGAACGTTCTTTGTTCTCAATGAATTTAAGGTGTACAAAACCATCTTTTCGGCTATTGGTTTTTTGCTGATTTCCGCTTAAATAGATTTCCCTGAAATCAGGCATATTCAATTGAGGGGCGATAAAAGTATATAGCTCGTTGTTGAATTTGATAATATTTTCATGGCTGCGCCAATTGGTATCTAATTCTTGTACTTTAATGTTCAATTCATCCTGATGTTCAATCAAACCAGTCATTTGGGCAGGATTTCCACCACGCCAACGATAAATCGATTGCTTGGCATCACCAACCAACATAATCGTATCGGATTGGGCACGGGCATTCTCAATTAAAGGATCAAAATTTTGCCATTGTAGGGTAGACGTATCTTGAAATTCATCAATAAAATAATGATGGTAACGGCTCCCTATACGTTCGTAAATAAAGTTAGCAGGTTGATCGCGCAAATGTTTACTAATTCGAGTATTAAACTCGTTAATCAATAATACATTCGTTTCTTTTTTGATCGAATCCAATGATTTTTCAACTTCATTAATCAAAGAAATAGAGGATATATTTTTTTGAATCGATGACAACAAAAC from Faecalibacter sp. LW9 encodes:
- a CDS encoding UvrD-helicase domain-containing protein — encoded protein: MLQPGDFKIYNASAGAGKTYTLVKEFISLLLKDESVYRFEHILAITFTNKAANEMKERIIEKLEELADTSKTFDAYILDLSREIALDPTIIQERARKILIAILHNYSKFSISTIDKFNLRLMKSFAQDLGLSMNFDVEMNTQEMVEESVDLLYSKIGEDQKLTETMITIALDNMDDNKSWDIRKSLSADTVNISNDRNLEQLDDLRKIPLEDFVAYRKTIFDDIKTLKEALTMVGQSFFDLLQQHGLTPNELPGKSRGVSSYFNKLKNYNGEGIILPTDTNTKEIIDGVYLEKVKDATAEQIFPDIKALFLQAQFITDKLVLLSSIQKNISSISLINEVEKSLDSIKKETNVLLINEFNTRISKHLRDQPANFIYERIGSRYHHYFIDEFQDTSTLQWQNFDPLIENARAQSDTIMLVGDAKQSIYRWRGGNPAQMTGLIEHQDELNIKVQELDTNWRSHENIIKFNNELYTFIAPQLNMPDFREIYLSGNQQKTNSRKDGFVHLKFIENKERSKDEFKEQNLESILQYVNQCRDNGYSLSDIAILVRSNAQGIAIAKHLTENEIVVISNEALLLKNSYEIQLIEYLFKIAANPMDEQSKIRFLMVAYEIHLFESEDLTVTIQKGIKNKIDGFLDLMKDIGLDLDFIRDENLSLYDFTEKTIRALQLEERSPAYILSFLDVVLDYSSKNESDLNSFLEYWQTAKDKSSVKTPKGVEAVQIMTIHKSKGLEFPVVILPYLDWTPKNSNIWIPLEKTDVNPFQNFYVGINNDLKTIKDQSIKLAIEQEENLVQMDAINTLYVATTRAKEQLYMIALKPKENSKTKTIAHYLHEFAFSKGMTEDEFTVYGDPKRLSVPKKHQDDSIEIKLHSLDWNNKLTVNTNSEKAQQKLALTEYANAMHNVLAQIKTTHDVDTIIHLEHQRGTISSENLLRIKNGIEIILNDSVLVPYFAEGLIVLNERDFIDQSGEIFRADRVVIDSENNCTIIDYKTGQPETTHHFQISQYAQFFSQLGYTIKEKLLVYIDDTHEKINIVAVD
- a CDS encoding peroxiredoxin, which encodes MKLGEHIPSFNLLDHKGNYFNSDEFLYKKYFVLFFYPMDFTPMCTKEVCHFRDIKADFDQLDAVLVGINGQSSLSHEKFARKHQLNYPLLSDRNAELTKRLGIKKTFGLITPRETFVFNKKGLLIEHIQSNKADVHIERAIKAIKKDQEN
- a CDS encoding 6-pyruvoyl trahydropterin synthase family protein, with amino-acid sequence MKVTINRKAHFNAAHRLHNPQWSEEKNREVYGKCSNPNYHGHNYELIVSVKGEVDPESGFVMNLDVLRQIITVEVENYLDHKNLNLDVEDFKHLIPTAENIVVVIWNRIRAKLNESLELKVTLFETPRNYVEYEGH
- the uvrC gene encoding excinuclease ABC subunit UvrC, with the translated sequence MNENVKLKLASLPETPGVYQYYNKNGDLLYVGKAKNLKRRVNSYFNKTHDSKRLRVLVSNIDNIETINVNSEYDALLLENNLIKEHQPRYNILLKDDKTYPWICIKNERFPRLFSTRNVIKDGSEYYGPYSSVKMMKILLGLIKELYQIRTCSYDLSEKNIENDKYKVCLEYHIGNCQGPCEGFQSEEDYNAQINGIRSIIKGEFSEAKNYLNDKMLHYASQLEFEKAQMIKDKLDTLHKYQARTTIVSPTITNVDVFSITSDAEYAYINFMKIHHGAIVQSHTEEWKKKLEESDEDLLQRAIVDFSERFNLNSKEIYVPFEISLEIPNRKITVPKIGDKKHIIDLSIKNTKIYRLEQLKQTKIVDPDRHTNRIMNQMKNDLRLPVEPRHIEGFDNSNIQGTNPVSACVVFKDGKPSKKDYRIFNVQTVEEPNDFATMEEVIYRRYSRVLAEGEPLPQLILIDGGKGQLSSALKSIDRLGLRGKISIIGIAKRLEEIYYPDDPYPLYLDKTSETLKVLQHVRDESHRFGITRHRNRRSKNAFKSELDDIPGIGPQTIKELLTIFKSVQKIKSASLEELTNVVGKSRAEKIKVYFSNENNANIG
- the gcvT gene encoding glycine cleavage system aminomethyltransferase GcvT; the protein is MKITALNQKHKDLGAKMVPFAGYEMPVQYAGVNQEHFVVREKVGVFDVSHMGQFFVKGEKATDFLQYILTNDVTKVAVGQAQYNAMPNEKGGIVDDLIIYKMEEDEFMVVVNASNIDKDWEWFNKHNTFGVELSNKSGDMSLLAIQGPKAIEAMQSLTDVNLADIPFYHFAVGTFAGFENVIISATGYTGSGGFEIYFTNEQANEMWDKVIEAGKDFGIEPCGLAARDTLRLEKGYCLYGNDINDETTPLEAGLGWVTKLDTGFISSEILKAQKEAGVEKKLVGFKMIERGIPRHDYKVVDDAANTIGIVTSGTQSPMLKQGIGLAYVHVDFAKVGTTIRIQIRDKNILAEVVKTPFV
- a CDS encoding YiiX/YebB-like N1pC/P60 family cysteine hydrolase, which encodes MKKIFNSLPLIVTHLFLFFLTSCTIQKTSSPPHLISPSVLKNGDLIFVGALDEGLSGAIKRATILEGSYNYDHVGIVERTTNGIYVLHAAPKGGSQREELNQFYTLRKTEQNSIIVYRLKKNYTFAIPHAITQASTMLGKPYNWTYILNENEYYCSDFVERAFRKDQIFEHIPMNFKNKSSGEIDTYWIEFYTNLNQSVPQGYPGTNPNQLSQSSKLEMVGSLELYLTK